In Arthrobacter citreus, a single genomic region encodes these proteins:
- a CDS encoding S8 family serine peptidase yields the protein MGEKREKSKVLKSFTVLALSSSFILGSFGHATNVSQAASPSKVEDLLAKLTSEQRAALNQLSTSEDTGLQISSEINLDSSEPTKVIVEFANKPAKVAQIEASVEGKTLTKSDAQDLIDQDHDTFTKDVSKVLTNGKSKKVDYKINHSYKHAFNGVSMTLPANQIKNLLKSKAVKKVWSNQTFSIDPPKETDQLKADESNVANYTPYDALDRLHAEGFTGKGIKIGILDTGMDYHHPDLKDAYKGGYDFVENDNDPMETTYADWKKSGQPEVSGTSTYYTEHGTHVAGIIGGRGVANSEYKTIGAAPDADLYSYRVLGPYGSGTEEDIIAGIDRAVQDGMDVINMSLGATLNDPLYATSIAVNNAVLNGVTTVVAAGNSGDQMYTLGSPGAAALALTVGASSIALDVYQYEGINNGKNYLVRQLARNYSDDLTALKGKTYQLVDVGLGNPADFNGKDVNGKIAFIKRGTIALIDKIKNAKAKGAVGVLMYNDETNKAEGAIQSFLGESVDAIPTFSVSNEEGLAISDAIKAGNTNFTFGDFKKVQTASDELAGFSSRGPSRVNYDIKPEVTAPGVAILSTVPFYVNNKTGDGSKPEDYKYAYERLSGTSMATPYVAGVSALLLQSNKDLQPEDIKSILMNTADPLSKAYSVFEAGSGRVDPYEAIHSNVELEVVDQTPTVINGKEKSIKELTGGISFGSYGFDDKDIADSRNITLKNRSEKAKTFKVDVKFQSGLRGSKDAAQNNVTLTGPTSVKLNGISQKNIKFNLNIPKTAEKGTYEGFITFTNTADPTETYQIPFGGRVVDEGIDYFKIDNPMFGTDTSWPANAFPFLSFDLSLKSHMKTLDVLLQDATTGEDLGLVGSFTPITLNENQDYFIGRGFSSIYYPFTGDAKNPISYDPVIAKAGKYKLKLVGTNEKGKSFVRTADFVYDVAAPNMTSSFDSLDQKVIEYKDSQFDSNGQYLYDFNINLNDPETAEASRLGLPVDQSTNSVVSFYDSPFPANPIKTDQNGNYTDKIVVKKRSTPLQVSFYGMDAAKNFTSNATNNLRIVFVDQNFPYYYLKANKQTVTTGDTVNYSVRSNNIKNLKTTKINFKVDPNLATIKNVVVNDAVKQYGDAQVSVTSVPSGTSQLYTFTFTYNGTKALPEDLQLFNFDMKTAEKYTRSVPNDWYTMTASTIDQSNVETSNVYAYMESYKIKNTYSKIDGALQLEGTINPANGQPNYALDQSVIGAKVTVTSYDGKTIVQPTINKSGQFSAEGLKAEPKLYTYKVDVPGHFTMNRQVLLSDEVRGENLGKRYNVSLLTAAAGDVNKDDVIDVLDALAVQTYWGTNKATADFNFDKVVDKKDMDFVVRNYGLQNPTVDKAPKPKTTYKGATLDSILKDLGLDQ from the coding sequence ATGGGGGAAAAGAGAGAAAAAAGTAAAGTTTTAAAAAGTTTTACGGTTTTAGCTTTATCATCAAGTTTTATTCTAGGTTCTTTTGGACATGCAACTAATGTTTCACAAGCAGCAAGTCCAAGTAAAGTGGAAGATCTTTTAGCAAAATTAACTTCAGAGCAAAGAGCAGCTCTTAATCAGCTTTCAACTAGTGAAGATACTGGGTTGCAAATTTCCTCTGAGATTAATCTAGACTCTTCTGAACCAACTAAGGTCATTGTAGAATTTGCTAATAAACCTGCTAAAGTTGCGCAAATTGAAGCAAGTGTGGAAGGTAAGACTTTAACAAAATCAGACGCTCAAGACTTAATTGATCAAGACCATGATACTTTTACGAAAGATGTTAGCAAAGTTTTGACAAATGGTAAAAGTAAAAAGGTAGATTATAAAATTAACCATTCTTATAAACATGCATTCAATGGTGTTTCCATGACCCTACCAGCAAATCAAATAAAGAATCTCCTAAAATCAAAAGCTGTAAAAAAGGTGTGGAGTAACCAAACATTTTCAATTGATCCACCGAAAGAAACTGATCAATTAAAAGCAGATGAATCAAACGTTGCAAATTATACTCCTTATGATGCGCTAGACCGTCTACATGCAGAAGGATTTACAGGTAAAGGAATTAAAATAGGGATTTTAGATACAGGGATGGATTATCACCACCCAGACTTGAAGGATGCATATAAAGGTGGATATGATTTCGTTGAAAACGATAATGATCCGATGGAAACAACTTATGCAGATTGGAAAAAATCAGGCCAACCTGAAGTTAGTGGCACATCAACTTATTACACGGAGCATGGTACACATGTAGCTGGTATTATTGGTGGACGTGGTGTAGCAAATAGTGAGTATAAAACGATTGGTGCAGCACCAGATGCTGACCTTTATTCTTACCGAGTGTTAGGACCTTATGGATCAGGAACTGAGGAAGATATTATTGCTGGGATCGATCGTGCTGTACAAGACGGTATGGATGTCATTAACATGTCACTTGGTGCAACGCTAAACGATCCACTTTACGCTACTTCAATTGCAGTAAACAATGCAGTATTAAATGGAGTTACAACTGTAGTAGCAGCCGGAAATAGTGGAGATCAAATGTATACCCTTGGTTCACCTGGTGCTGCTGCATTAGCTTTAACAGTTGGTGCTTCATCTATCGCATTAGATGTTTACCAATATGAAGGCATTAATAATGGAAAGAATTATTTAGTAAGACAATTAGCTAGAAATTATTCAGACGACTTAACAGCATTAAAAGGAAAAACATATCAATTAGTTGATGTTGGTTTAGGTAATCCCGCTGATTTCAATGGTAAGGATGTAAACGGAAAAATCGCTTTTATTAAACGTGGAACGATTGCGCTAATCGATAAAATTAAAAATGCAAAAGCAAAAGGTGCAGTTGGCGTTTTAATGTATAACGATGAAACAAATAAAGCTGAAGGTGCGATCCAATCATTCCTTGGTGAATCAGTCGATGCAATTCCAACATTCTCTGTTTCAAATGAAGAAGGTTTAGCTATTTCAGATGCTATAAAAGCAGGTAACACAAATTTCACATTTGGAGACTTTAAAAAGGTACAAACAGCGTCAGATGAATTAGCAGGATTTAGTTCAAGAGGCCCTTCAAGAGTAAACTATGACATCAAACCAGAAGTAACAGCTCCAGGTGTGGCGATTCTTTCAACTGTGCCATTCTATGTAAATAATAAAACAGGTGATGGATCAAAACCTGAAGATTATAAATATGCATATGAGCGCTTATCAGGAACGTCAATGGCAACACCTTATGTAGCTGGTGTGTCAGCATTATTACTTCAATCAAATAAAGACCTACAACCAGAAGATATCAAATCGATTTTAATGAACACTGCTGATCCATTATCAAAAGCTTATAGCGTATTTGAAGCAGGTAGTGGACGTGTTGACCCATATGAAGCAATTCATTCAAATGTAGAATTAGAAGTAGTGGATCAAACACCAACAGTTATTAATGGAAAAGAAAAATCTATTAAAGAATTAACTGGTGGAATTAGCTTTGGATCATACGGTTTCGATGATAAAGACATTGCAGATTCTCGTAATATCACATTAAAAAACCGTAGTGAAAAAGCGAAAACATTTAAAGTAGATGTGAAATTCCAAAGTGGTTTAAGAGGCTCTAAAGATGCAGCACAAAATAATGTAACATTAACAGGGCCTACATCTGTAAAATTAAATGGAATTAGCCAAAAGAATATTAAGTTTAACTTAAACATTCCAAAAACAGCAGAAAAAGGAACATACGAAGGATTTATTACATTTACAAACACAGCAGATCCAACAGAAACTTATCAGATTCCATTTGGTGGTCGTGTAGTTGATGAAGGAATTGATTATTTTAAAATTGACAACCCAATGTTCGGTACGGATACAAGCTGGCCAGCAAATGCTTTCCCATTTTTATCATTTGATCTTTCATTGAAGTCACATATGAAAACATTGGATGTATTACTACAAGATGCTACAACAGGTGAGGATCTTGGCTTAGTTGGTTCATTTACACCAATCACATTGAATGAAAATCAAGATTACTTTATTGGAAGAGGATTCAGTTCAATTTACTATCCATTTACTGGAGATGCAAAAAATCCAATTAGTTATGATCCGGTAATAGCAAAAGCAGGGAAATACAAATTAAAGCTAGTTGGTACGAATGAAAAAGGTAAGTCATTTGTAAGAACTGCAGATTTCGTTTACGATGTCGCAGCACCGAATATGACTTCAAGCTTTGATTCTCTAGATCAAAAAGTAATTGAATACAAAGATAGTCAATTTGATTCAAATGGACAATACCTATATGACTTTAACATTAATCTAAATGACCCTGAAACTGCTGAAGCAAGTCGTTTGGGTCTGCCGGTAGATCAGTCAACTAATTCAGTTGTATCGTTCTACGATAGTCCGTTCCCAGCTAATCCAATTAAAACAGATCAGAACGGTAACTATACTGACAAGATTGTTGTTAAAAAACGTTCTACACCACTACAAGTTTCCTTCTATGGTATGGATGCAGCAAAAAACTTTACTAGCAATGCTACAAACAACTTAAGAATTGTATTTGTGGATCAAAATTTCCCATATTACTATTTGAAGGCAAATAAACAAACTGTAACAACAGGCGATACTGTAAATTACAGTGTGCGTTCAAATAATATTAAAAACTTAAAAACAACTAAAATTAATTTTAAGGTTGATCCGAACTTAGCAACAATCAAAAATGTTGTTGTAAATGATGCAGTAAAACAATATGGAGATGCACAAGTTTCAGTAACTTCAGTACCTTCTGGAACAAGTCAGCTTTATACATTTACATTTACTTATAATGGAACAAAAGCTTTACCAGAAGACCTACAATTGTTTAATTTCGACATGAAAACAGCAGAGAAATATACAAGAAGTGTGCCAAATGATTGGTATACAATGACGGCGTCTACAATTGACCAATCAAATGTTGAGACAAGCAATGTGTATGCGTACATGGAATCTTATAAAATTAAGAACACATACTCAAAGATAGATGGAGCATTACAATTAGAAGGAACAATTAATCCAGCAAACGGTCAGCCGAATTATGCGCTTGATCAAAGTGTAATCGGTGCAAAAGTAACAGTTACTTCTTATGATGGTAAAACAATTGTACAACCTACAATCAATAAAAGCGGACAATTTAGCGCAGAAGGACTGAAAGCAGAGCCAAAACTTTATACTTATAAAGTTGATGTTCCTGGACATTTTACAATGAATAGACAAGTACTTTTATCAGATGAAGTGCGTGGTGAGAATTTAGGAAAGAGGTATAATGTAAGCTTATTAACAGCTGCAGCTGGAGATGTTAATAAAGATGATGTAATTGATGTTTTAGATGCATTAGCTGTACAAACATATTGGGGTACAAATAAGGCTACAGCCGATTTTAACTTTGATAAAGTAGTAGATAAAAAGGATATGGACTTTGTCGTTAGAAACTATGGATTACAAAATCCTACTGTTGATAAAGCACCAAAACCAAAAACTACTTACAAAGGTGCAACTTTAGATAGTATTTTAAAAGATTTAGGTTTAGATCAATAA
- a CDS encoding helix-turn-helix transcriptional regulator: MIEGEIIKFYREKMGLTQAMLGEGICTTTHVSKIERGKTAYSPDIIALFSDRLGININHEVQSFYNLEKKLHLWHDALIMKKEAQIEECKAELDQMPFIEYSQYAAHYNLLRARYYFHYQNLDMVKQILTYVTKEFPELSPFEKNLFYHLQGMFYISNYTSLSSEDHQKAIKVLKMINIDEYRNEEYYHHLAIAYHYGSSKILAYKYAEMALKYFQRTNNYLFAISSETLMLLQYGSELEMNFNEVVGRYKDLIHNCEVLGDRERKAILLNNLGVKYFKREEYETALYYFEESINETENKKSINYLRRLCNYLETCTEGTLLEKEILLGVMKRALALAKLLKSPVHITLIKLFKLKAEGAREKFYQYLSDEALPFFYSTNNKFYIEQFGKKLYKYYIEIKDFQKAAELYESIEHTFVSL, from the coding sequence ATGATTGAGGGGGAAATCATAAAGTTTTATCGTGAAAAAATGGGGTTAACTCAAGCTATGCTTGGAGAAGGTATATGTACAACTACTCATGTTAGTAAAATTGAAAGAGGCAAGACGGCATACTCACCTGATATTATCGCTTTATTTTCAGATCGTTTAGGAATAAATATTAATCATGAAGTCCAATCGTTTTATAATTTAGAGAAAAAATTACATCTTTGGCATGATGCATTAATAATGAAAAAAGAAGCACAAATAGAAGAATGTAAAGCAGAACTTGATCAAATGCCCTTTATTGAATATTCACAATACGCAGCCCACTATAATTTACTAAGAGCAAGGTATTATTTTCATTATCAAAATTTAGATATGGTTAAGCAAATACTTACATATGTGACAAAAGAATTCCCTGAATTATCTCCTTTCGAGAAAAATCTATTTTATCATCTTCAAGGTATGTTTTATATATCAAATTATACTAGCCTAAGTAGTGAAGACCATCAAAAAGCAATTAAAGTATTAAAGATGATTAATATCGATGAGTATCGAAATGAAGAATACTATCATCATCTTGCAATTGCCTATCATTATGGAAGCTCAAAAATATTGGCTTATAAATATGCTGAAATGGCTCTTAAATATTTTCAGAGAACGAATAATTACTTATTTGCGATTAGTTCTGAAACGCTTATGTTATTGCAGTACGGTAGTGAGTTAGAGATGAATTTTAATGAAGTTGTAGGACGCTACAAGGATTTAATTCATAACTGTGAAGTATTAGGGGACCGAGAACGTAAGGCTATATTATTAAATAATCTTGGCGTTAAGTATTTTAAGCGAGAAGAATATGAAACTGCATTATATTATTTTGAAGAAAGTATTAATGAAACCGAAAATAAAAAATCCATCAATTATTTAAGACGTTTGTGCAATTATTTAGAGACATGTACTGAAGGGACATTATTAGAAAAAGAGATACTTCTTGGTGTGATGAAAAGAGCACTTGCACTAGCAAAATTGTTAAAAAGCCCAGTACATATTACCCTTATTAAATTATTTAAGCTGAAGGCTGAGGGTGCTCGAGAAAAGTTTTATCAATATCTATCGGATGAGGCACTTCCATTCTTTTATTCTACTAATAATAAATTCTATATCGAACAATTTGGTAAGAAATTATATAAATACTATATAGAAATTAAAGATTTTCAAAAAGCTGCTGAATTATATGAATCAATTGAACATACATTTGTTAGCTTATAA
- a CDS encoding MurR/RpiR family transcriptional regulator, whose protein sequence is MEQTNSLGKIRSYYARLSDKEKKIADYILQNPKHIIHSTITEVAEDLNVADATVFRFCKRIGFKGYQALKIALATEIMTPIQQIHEEINEKDDEITIANKVFQSNIRTLENTAQILDSASIKKAVNLILKANKVELYGVGGSSIIAMDAFHKFIRTGIKANSYTDSHFQLMSASQLTKDDVAIVISHSGSNKDILRILQVLNENGVKTIGITGFPKSALSQNVTVSLYTSSEETEYRPEALASRIAQLSIIDALYVNLMILNSHKAKTSFEKVRTAISETRS, encoded by the coding sequence ATGGAACAAACGAATAGCTTAGGTAAAATTCGTTCTTATTATGCACGATTAAGTGATAAAGAAAAGAAGATTGCTGACTATATATTACAAAATCCAAAGCATATTATTCATAGTACAATTACAGAAGTTGCTGAAGACTTGAACGTTGCTGACGCTACTGTTTTTAGATTTTGTAAGCGCATCGGATTTAAAGGCTATCAGGCCCTTAAGATTGCACTAGCAACGGAAATTATGACGCCAATACAGCAAATCCATGAGGAAATTAACGAAAAAGATGATGAAATAACAATCGCAAATAAAGTATTTCAATCTAATATTCGAACACTTGAAAATACTGCCCAAATTCTAGATAGTGCATCGATTAAAAAAGCAGTAAATCTGATCTTAAAAGCAAATAAAGTTGAATTATATGGAGTAGGCGGTTCTTCAATAATTGCAATGGATGCTTTTCATAAATTTATTCGTACAGGAATTAAAGCAAATTCATACACGGATTCACATTTTCAATTAATGTCAGCTTCTCAACTCACAAAGGATGATGTAGCCATCGTGATCTCACATTCTGGCTCCAATAAAGATATCTTGCGTATTTTACAAGTATTAAATGAAAACGGTGTCAAAACAATTGGCATTACAGGTTTTCCGAAATCTGCCTTAAGTCAAAATGTTACTGTTTCCCTGTACACATCATCTGAGGAAACAGAATATCGACCAGAGGCTCTAGCTTCAAGGATTGCTCAATTAAGTATCATTGATGCATTATATGTAAATTTAATGATCTTAAATTCTCATAAAGCTAAAACATCATTTGAAAAAGTAAGAACAGCTATATCAGAAACTAGATCTTAA
- a CDS encoding TetR/AcrR family transcriptional regulator, with protein MTQSLREMKVAKTKELIKETLLDLIEEKGFEAISVRDITLKAGLNRGTFYLHYRDKYDLMEKSQNEILEELQNRLMHIKPRELNEFYSNDMVYPPILNVFHYLKDNQRFIKILISTKGDPAFPKKMKQYIKEAIYEKIINMIEEEHMIDLPHEYTTAFISSAFFGLMEQWLDKDEPISSEEMGIMHMKLLKFMKQFVSQIVK; from the coding sequence GTGACTCAATCATTGAGAGAAATGAAGGTTGCAAAAACGAAGGAATTAATAAAAGAGACATTATTAGATTTAATTGAAGAAAAAGGATTCGAAGCGATATCAGTAAGAGATATTACATTAAAGGCTGGATTAAATAGAGGTACGTTTTATCTACATTATAGAGATAAATACGATTTAATGGAAAAAAGTCAAAATGAAATATTAGAAGAATTACAAAATCGACTAATGCATATAAAGCCAAGAGAATTGAATGAGTTTTATTCAAATGACATGGTCTACCCACCAATTTTAAATGTATTTCATTATTTAAAAGATAATCAAAGATTTATTAAAATTTTAATTAGTACAAAAGGTGACCCAGCTTTTCCAAAAAAAATGAAGCAGTATATTAAGGAAGCAATTTATGAAAAAATAATCAATATGATTGAGGAGGAACATATGATTGATCTTCCTCATGAATACACAACTGCGTTTATTTCTTCAGCTTTTTTTGGTCTTATGGAGCAATGGTTAGATAAGGATGAACCGATTTCTTCAGAAGAAATGGGTATTATGCATATGAAATTATTAAAATTTATGAAGCAATTTGTTAGTCAAATCGTTAAATAA
- a CDS encoding DUF3533 domain-containing protein gives MNLFKQKQAIIAPILVLVVAIIFSLTLASSVNPTPKNLPIAIVNEDQGIQVPSKGNINIGKMMVSKITELSKTTNGEKPAIKWIQVSSEEKVRKGLDDQKYYGALILPSDLSKNQASLKTANPSPIAIKILVNQGKNTTGSTMASQMLTHIVENLSLNIHTEIFNELKKNVNSISVKQAEILANPIIAKIENVNAIGTHTSNGNAPVALITPLWMSSLIGAVIVFLAKKKTLTSNKVGKLKVIFEQLFLGVILSFLIGFGITLMAQWMGITLPNFLDVALYLTIAYFCFHILISAVLSWIGFGGVGIFALIFFFSGSLIGMPKELLPAFSKDWIYSWVPMRFGADGLREIFYFDKGLSMSHPMTIIIWIGIISVLVLFLSAAKPNKEVLSQTEVVTMK, from the coding sequence ATGAACTTATTTAAACAAAAACAAGCTATAATAGCGCCAATACTAGTATTAGTTGTTGCAATAATTTTTTCTCTTACATTAGCATCATCTGTTAATCCCACACCTAAAAATCTTCCAATTGCAATCGTAAACGAAGATCAAGGTATCCAAGTTCCTTCAAAAGGAAATATTAATATAGGCAAAATGATGGTTTCTAAAATAACTGAATTGTCCAAAACGACTAATGGTGAAAAGCCAGCAATTAAATGGATTCAAGTTTCAAGTGAAGAAAAAGTACGTAAAGGTCTAGATGATCAAAAATATTACGGTGCTCTTATTCTTCCAAGTGATTTAAGTAAAAATCAAGCTTCACTAAAAACAGCAAATCCTTCACCAATAGCGATTAAAATTTTAGTAAACCAAGGTAAAAATACAACGGGCTCAACAATGGCTAGTCAAATGCTAACTCATATTGTAGAAAATCTTAGCCTAAATATTCATACCGAGATTTTTAATGAATTAAAGAAAAATGTGAACTCGATTTCAGTAAAACAAGCTGAAATATTAGCGAATCCAATCATAGCAAAGATTGAAAATGTAAATGCAATCGGAACACATACATCAAATGGAAACGCACCTGTTGCTTTAATAACACCACTGTGGATGTCTAGTTTAATTGGGGCAGTTATTGTCTTTTTAGCGAAAAAGAAAACTCTAACCTCAAATAAAGTTGGGAAACTAAAAGTTATTTTTGAACAATTATTTTTAGGAGTTATCTTATCATTCCTAATCGGTTTTGGAATAACATTAATGGCACAGTGGATGGGAATCACACTTCCAAACTTCTTAGATGTGGCACTCTATTTAACAATTGCTTATTTCTGTTTCCATATTCTAATTTCTGCTGTACTATCATGGATAGGTTTCGGCGGAGTTGGTATCTTTGCCCTAATCTTCTTCTTCTCTGGTTCTTTAATTGGTATGCCAAAAGAGCTTTTACCAGCTTTTTCAAAAGACTGGATTTACTCTTGGGTTCCAATGCGCTTTGGAGCTGACGGATTAAGAGAAATATTCTATTTTGACAAAGGCTTATCAATGAGTCATCCAATGACGATCATCATTTGGATCGGTATTATTTCTGTACTAGTCTTATTCTTATCTGCTGCTAAGCCGAATAAAGAAGTACTAAGTCAAACAGAAGTAGTTACAATGAAATAA